A window of the Callospermophilus lateralis isolate mCalLat2 chromosome 7, mCalLat2.hap1, whole genome shotgun sequence genome harbors these coding sequences:
- the LOC143403542 gene encoding T-cell surface glycoprotein CD1b-like codes for MRVQTSAESQESSLRAKLVLLLVLLAIFFPGGDNQEASQGPTSFHVIQISSFVNSTWTHNHCSGWLDDVQVFGWDSDTGTAIFLKPWAKGNVSDEAILMVEEIFRNYFSVFTSEVQDRVSEFKLKYPFEIQGLAGCELHTGGAIMGFLRGSLKGMDFISFKSAWPSPKGELRAQKFCTFITKEKGICETVEKLLLETCPQYLLSILEAGKAELQRQVKPEAWLSSGPSPGPDRVLLVCHVSGFYPKHVGVMWMRGNQKQLGTQRGDILPHADGTWYLRAVLDVAAEDTAGLACRVKHSSLGGQDLVLHWGHPLSVGLVILAIIVPCALIFLGLALWFWRHRFSRIHQCSHVVKVFLHPLSDRVTVWGMLR; via the exons ATGAGAGTTCAAACATCAGCTGAAAGTCAGGAGTCCTCTCTCCGTGCAAAGCTGGTCCTGCTACTTGTATTGCTAGCAATTTTCTTCCCAGGTGGTGACAATCAGGAAG CCTCCCAGGGGCCGACCTCCTTCCATGTCATCCAAATCTCATCCTTTGTCAACAGCACCTGGACACACAACCACTGCTCAGGCTGGTTGGATGATGTGCAGGTTTTTGGCTGGGATAGTGACACAGGCACTGCCATCTTCCTAAAACCCTGGGCCAAGGGCAACGTCAGTGATGAGGCCATTCTGATGGTGGAGGAGATCTTCCGCAACTACTTCTCTGTATTCACCAGTGAAGTGCAGGATCGGGTCAGTGAGTTCAAGTTGAAAT ACCCTTTTGAGATCCAGGGCTTAGCAGGCTGTGAGCTGCACACTGGGGGAGCCATCATGGGCTTCCTGAGGGGGTCTTTAAAAGGAATGGATTTTATAAGCTTCAAGTCAGCTTGGCCCTCCCCAAAAGGTGAACTCAGGGCACAGAAATTCTGCACATTCATCACGAAGGAAAAAGGTATCTGCGAAACAGTGGAGAAGCTGCTGTTAGAAACCTGCCCCCAATATCTCCTGAGCATCCTGGAAGCAGGGAAGGCAGAACTGCAGAGGCAAG TGAAGCCTGAGGCCTGGCTGTCCAGTGGCCCCAGTCCTGGGCCTGACCGTGTGCTGCTGGTGTGCCATGTCTCTGGCTTCTACCCCAAACACGTAGGGGTGATGTGGATGCGAGGTAACCAGAAGCAGCTGGGCACCCAGAGAGGTGACATCCTGCCCCATGCAGATGGGACGTGGTATCTCAGAGCAGTCCTAGATGTGGCAGCTGAGGACACAGCTGGCCTGGCCTGCAGGGTGAAGCACAGCAGCCTAGGAGGGCAGGACCTCGTCCTCCACTGGG gacaccccctCTCCGTTGGCTTGGTCATTTTGGCAATTATAGTGCCCTGTGCGCTCATTTTTCTGGGGCTTGCATTGTGGTTCTGGAGGCACAG atTTAGCAGAATTCACCAGTGCAGTCATGTGGTGAAGGTGTTCCTGCACCCACTgtctgacagggtcacagtgtggGGGATGCTGAGGTAG
- the LOC143403713 gene encoding T-cell surface glycoprotein CD1e, membrane-associated-like isoform X1: MLLLRLLLFEGLLCHGQSTTAPQALRPHHAPAEEPRSFRLVHISSFANHSWASTQASGWLGDLEILGWDKVLGSLEDLKPWSLGNFSKEEVKSLQSLFQMYFHGFIRVVQAFSSQFQFEYPLELQTSSGCRLHAGQAPEGFFNGAYQGSDFLSFQGGSWQPSPRGGSRAQNVCRVLNLYEDIKEIVQSLLDDTCPRFLAGVLAAGKSELERQVKPEVWLSSGPSPGPGRLLLVCHVSGFYPKPLWVMWMRGDQEQRGTQRGDLLPNADGTWYLRVTLNVAAREAAGLACRVKHSSLGSHDIVIHWGGYAILLLLMCLAAIVTLVLLFGLHLWCKKQSSNWKIPSPCRSNSAFPLGAQTQDPRNPAHQLPMTSESWIKKRILKWKTSLNQLW, translated from the exons ATGCTGCTCCTGCGCCTTCTCCTCTTCGAGGGACTTCTCTGCCATGGGCAAAGCACAACTG CTCCCCAGGCTCTAAGACCTCATCATGCCCCAGCAGAAGAGCCCCGCTCCTTCCGCCTAGTCCACATCTCCTCCTTTGCCAACCACAGCTGGGCCAGCACCCAGGCCTCTGGCTGGCTGGGTGACCTGGAGATTCTTGGCTGGGACAAGGTCTTAGGCTCCCTCGAGGACCTGAAGCCCTGGTCCCTTGGAAACTTCAGCAAGGAGGAGGTGAAGAGCCTTCAGTCGCTGTTCCAGATGTACTTCCACGGTTTCATCAGGGTCGTGCAGGCCTTTTCTAGCCAGTTCCAGTTTGAAT ACCCCCTTGAGCTCCAGACATCATCAGGTTGTAGACTGCATGCTGGGCAGGCCCCAGAGGGCTTCTTTAATGGGGCATACCAAGGATCAGACTTCCTGAGCTTCCAAGGGGGTTCCTGGCAGCCATCTCCAAGAGGAGGGAGTCGGGCCCAGAACGTCTGTCGGGTGCTCAATCTCTACGAAGATATCAAGGAAATAGTGCAGAGCCTCCTCGATGACACTTGCCCTCGATTTCTGGCAGGCGTCCTTGCCGCAGGGAAGTCAGAGCTAGAGAGGCAAG TGAAGCCTGAGGTCTGGCTGTCCAGTGGCCCCAGTCCTGGGCCTGGACGTCTGCTGCTGGTGTGCCACGTCTCTGGTTTCTACCCAAAGCCCTTGTGGGTGATGTGGATGCGGGGTGACCAGGAGCAACGGGGCACTCAGCGAGGTGACCTCCTGCCTAATGCTGATGGAACGTGGTATCTTCGGGTGACTCTGAATGTGGCCGCTCGGGAGGCAGCTGGCCTGGCCTGCAGGGTGAAGCACAGCAGTCTCGGAAGCCATGATATAGTGATTCACTGGG GTGGATATGCCATCCTTCTGCTTCTGATGTGTTTGGCTGCCATCGTCACCTTGGTCCTGCTGTTTGGACTGCACTTGTGGTGTAAAAAGCAgag CTCCAATTGGAAAATCCCGTCTCCCTGTAGATCCAACTCTGCCTTTCCCCTGGGAGCCCAAACCCAGGACCCCAGGAATCCAGCACATCAGCTTCCCATGACATCAGAGTCCTGGATCAAAAAGAGAATTTTGAAGTGGAAAACAAGTCTAAACCAACTCTGGTGA
- the LOC143403713 gene encoding T-cell surface glycoprotein CD1e, membrane-associated-like isoform X2 — MLLLRLLLFEGLLCHGQSTTAPQALRPHHAPAEEPRSFRLVHISSFANHSWASTQASGWLGDLEILGWDKVLGSLEDLKPWSLGNFSKEEVKSLQSLFQMYFHGFIRVVQAFSSQFQFEYPLELQTSSGCRLHAGQAPEGFFNGAYQGSDFLSFQGGSWQPSPRGGSRAQNVCRVLNLYEDIKEIVQSLLDDTCPRFLAGVLAAGKSELERQVKPEVWLSSGPSPGPGRLLLVCHVSGFYPKPLWVMWMRGDQEQRGTQRGDLLPNADGTWYLRVTLNVAAREAAGLACRVKHSSLGSHDIVIHWGGYAILLLLMCLAAIVTLVLLFGLHLWCKKSNSAFPLGAQTQDPRNPAHQLPMTSESWIKKRILKWKTSLNQLW; from the exons ATGCTGCTCCTGCGCCTTCTCCTCTTCGAGGGACTTCTCTGCCATGGGCAAAGCACAACTG CTCCCCAGGCTCTAAGACCTCATCATGCCCCAGCAGAAGAGCCCCGCTCCTTCCGCCTAGTCCACATCTCCTCCTTTGCCAACCACAGCTGGGCCAGCACCCAGGCCTCTGGCTGGCTGGGTGACCTGGAGATTCTTGGCTGGGACAAGGTCTTAGGCTCCCTCGAGGACCTGAAGCCCTGGTCCCTTGGAAACTTCAGCAAGGAGGAGGTGAAGAGCCTTCAGTCGCTGTTCCAGATGTACTTCCACGGTTTCATCAGGGTCGTGCAGGCCTTTTCTAGCCAGTTCCAGTTTGAAT ACCCCCTTGAGCTCCAGACATCATCAGGTTGTAGACTGCATGCTGGGCAGGCCCCAGAGGGCTTCTTTAATGGGGCATACCAAGGATCAGACTTCCTGAGCTTCCAAGGGGGTTCCTGGCAGCCATCTCCAAGAGGAGGGAGTCGGGCCCAGAACGTCTGTCGGGTGCTCAATCTCTACGAAGATATCAAGGAAATAGTGCAGAGCCTCCTCGATGACACTTGCCCTCGATTTCTGGCAGGCGTCCTTGCCGCAGGGAAGTCAGAGCTAGAGAGGCAAG TGAAGCCTGAGGTCTGGCTGTCCAGTGGCCCCAGTCCTGGGCCTGGACGTCTGCTGCTGGTGTGCCACGTCTCTGGTTTCTACCCAAAGCCCTTGTGGGTGATGTGGATGCGGGGTGACCAGGAGCAACGGGGCACTCAGCGAGGTGACCTCCTGCCTAATGCTGATGGAACGTGGTATCTTCGGGTGACTCTGAATGTGGCCGCTCGGGAGGCAGCTGGCCTGGCCTGCAGGGTGAAGCACAGCAGTCTCGGAAGCCATGATATAGTGATTCACTGGG GTGGATATGCCATCCTTCTGCTTCTGATGTGTTTGGCTGCCATCGTCACCTTGGTCCTGCTGTTTGGACTGCACTTGTGGTGTAAAAA ATCCAACTCTGCCTTTCCCCTGGGAGCCCAAACCCAGGACCCCAGGAATCCAGCACATCAGCTTCCCATGACATCAGAGTCCTGGATCAAAAAGAGAATTTTGAAGTGGAAAACAAGTCTAAACCAACTCTGGTGA
- the LOC143403713 gene encoding T-cell surface glycoprotein CD1e, membrane-associated-like isoform X3 gives MLLLRLLLFEGLLCHGQSTTAPQALRPHHAPAEEPRSFRLVHISSFANHSWASTQASGWLGDLEILGWDKVLGSLEDLKPWSLGNFSKEEVKSLQSLFQMYFHGFIRVVQAFSSQFQFEYPLELQTSSGCRLHAGQAPEGFFNGAYQGSDFLSFQGGSWQPSPRGGSRAQNVCRVLNLYEDIKEIVQSLLDDTCPRFLAGVLAAGKSELERQVKPEVWLSSGPSPGPGRLLLVCHVSGFYPKPLWVMWMRGGYAILLLLMCLAAIVTLVLLFGLHLWCKKSNSAFPLGAQTQDPRNPAHQLPMTSESWIKKRILKWKTSLNQLW, from the exons ATGCTGCTCCTGCGCCTTCTCCTCTTCGAGGGACTTCTCTGCCATGGGCAAAGCACAACTG CTCCCCAGGCTCTAAGACCTCATCATGCCCCAGCAGAAGAGCCCCGCTCCTTCCGCCTAGTCCACATCTCCTCCTTTGCCAACCACAGCTGGGCCAGCACCCAGGCCTCTGGCTGGCTGGGTGACCTGGAGATTCTTGGCTGGGACAAGGTCTTAGGCTCCCTCGAGGACCTGAAGCCCTGGTCCCTTGGAAACTTCAGCAAGGAGGAGGTGAAGAGCCTTCAGTCGCTGTTCCAGATGTACTTCCACGGTTTCATCAGGGTCGTGCAGGCCTTTTCTAGCCAGTTCCAGTTTGAAT ACCCCCTTGAGCTCCAGACATCATCAGGTTGTAGACTGCATGCTGGGCAGGCCCCAGAGGGCTTCTTTAATGGGGCATACCAAGGATCAGACTTCCTGAGCTTCCAAGGGGGTTCCTGGCAGCCATCTCCAAGAGGAGGGAGTCGGGCCCAGAACGTCTGTCGGGTGCTCAATCTCTACGAAGATATCAAGGAAATAGTGCAGAGCCTCCTCGATGACACTTGCCCTCGATTTCTGGCAGGCGTCCTTGCCGCAGGGAAGTCAGAGCTAGAGAGGCAAG TGAAGCCTGAGGTCTGGCTGTCCAGTGGCCCCAGTCCTGGGCCTGGACGTCTGCTGCTGGTGTGCCACGTCTCTGGTTTCTACCCAAAGCCCTTGTGGGTGATGTGGATGCGGG GTGGATATGCCATCCTTCTGCTTCTGATGTGTTTGGCTGCCATCGTCACCTTGGTCCTGCTGTTTGGACTGCACTTGTGGTGTAAAAA ATCCAACTCTGCCTTTCCCCTGGGAGCCCAAACCCAGGACCCCAGGAATCCAGCACATCAGCTTCCCATGACATCAGAGTCCTGGATCAAAAAGAGAATTTTGAAGTGGAAAACAAGTCTAAACCAACTCTGGTGA